Proteins from a single region of Mumia flava:
- a CDS encoding dolichyl-phosphate-mannose--protein mannosyltransferase, with protein MSATVTPERAALGRDRTGAALPTIAERFRPRIADAPRVVGWLAPLAVALLAFAARVWRLEYPSRLMFDETYYAKDAWSLLHFGYAQDWVENANSQVESGTVTGLWTGEPTQVVHPEVGKWMIAVGEHLFGMNAFGWRISAAVVGALTVLVLARMVRRMTGSTFLGCLAGLLLAVDGVHLVMSRIALLDVFLAFWLVCAMACVVADRDWGRVRLARAYPTSQDIAGFGPVRSLLLRPWRLAAGVCFGLAIGTKWGALYVLAAVGVTVWILDALDRRAIGVRRVWWRSMLSDGLPAFVSLVVVALVVYVLTWMGFLIHHDVFAARFGHGYGDEAPWGSYVDSPTGGLFGPVVDSLRSLWNYHQMVYAFHTGDYLAGKTHPYQSDPWGWLLLNRPVGVDVQNDLAASTAGCSATGDETCLRQVLILGNPAVWWGGAAALAASVWFWIRDRDWRYALLLVVVAAAWLPWFMYDDRPIFLFYATAFIPFTCAAIALVAGRLLRSSRDARTVVGRNAAPVALGVYVAAVAACFAFFFPIWTDMIIEHAEWLQRMWFSRWI; from the coding sequence GTGTCGGCGACCGTGACCCCGGAGCGCGCGGCGCTGGGCCGCGACCGGACCGGCGCCGCGCTGCCGACGATCGCCGAACGCTTCCGGCCCCGGATCGCCGACGCGCCGCGGGTCGTCGGGTGGCTCGCACCCCTCGCGGTGGCTCTGCTCGCGTTCGCCGCCCGCGTGTGGCGCCTCGAGTACCCGTCGCGGCTCATGTTCGACGAGACGTACTACGCGAAGGACGCGTGGTCGCTGCTGCACTTCGGCTACGCCCAGGACTGGGTGGAGAACGCCAACAGCCAGGTGGAGTCCGGCACGGTGACCGGGCTGTGGACCGGGGAGCCGACCCAGGTCGTCCATCCCGAGGTCGGCAAGTGGATGATCGCCGTCGGCGAGCACCTGTTCGGGATGAACGCCTTCGGCTGGCGGATCTCGGCGGCCGTGGTGGGCGCCCTGACCGTGCTGGTGCTGGCCCGGATGGTGCGCCGGATGACCGGTTCGACGTTCCTCGGCTGCCTCGCCGGGCTGCTGCTCGCCGTCGACGGCGTCCACCTGGTGATGTCGCGGATCGCGCTGCTCGACGTGTTCCTGGCGTTCTGGCTGGTGTGTGCGATGGCGTGCGTCGTCGCGGACCGCGACTGGGGACGTGTCCGGCTCGCCCGGGCGTACCCGACCAGCCAGGACATCGCCGGCTTCGGTCCGGTCCGCTCGCTGCTGCTGCGGCCGTGGCGGCTCGCGGCCGGCGTCTGCTTCGGGCTCGCGATCGGGACGAAGTGGGGCGCCCTGTACGTGCTCGCCGCCGTCGGTGTCACGGTCTGGATCCTGGATGCGCTCGACCGGCGCGCGATCGGCGTACGGCGGGTGTGGTGGCGCTCGATGCTGTCCGACGGCCTTCCCGCGTTCGTGTCGCTGGTGGTCGTGGCCCTGGTCGTGTACGTCCTCACGTGGATGGGGTTCCTGATCCACCATGACGTCTTCGCGGCGCGCTTCGGCCACGGGTACGGCGACGAGGCGCCGTGGGGGTCGTACGTCGACTCGCCGACGGGCGGGCTCTTCGGGCCGGTCGTCGACTCGCTGCGCTCGCTGTGGAACTACCACCAGATGGTCTACGCCTTCCACACCGGCGACTACCTCGCGGGCAAGACCCACCCGTACCAGTCCGACCCGTGGGGCTGGCTCCTGCTGAACCGCCCGGTCGGAGTCGACGTCCAGAACGACCTCGCCGCCTCCACCGCCGGCTGCTCCGCGACCGGGGACGAGACGTGCCTGCGGCAGGTCCTCATCCTCGGGAACCCGGCCGTGTGGTGGGGCGGCGCGGCTGCGCTGGCGGCGTCGGTGTGGTTCTGGATCCGTGACCGCGACTGGCGCTACGCGCTGCTGCTCGTGGTCGTGGCGGCGGCGTGGCTGCCGTGGTTCATGTATGACGACCGGCCGATCTTCCTGTTCTACGCGACCGCGTTCATCCCGTTCACCTGTGCGGCGATCGCGCTGGTCGCCGGTCGACTGCTGCGGTCGTCCCGGGATGCCCGGACGGTTGTCGGCCGTAATGCCGCGCCGGTCGCGCTCGGGGTGTACGTCGCTGCGGTCGCGGCCTGCTTCGCGTTCTTCTTCCCGATCTGGACCGACATGATCATCGAGCACGCGGAGTGGCTGCAGCGGATGTGGTTCTCGCGCTGGATCTAG
- a CDS encoding TatD family hydrolase, with product MSRTERPPVPEPLPHPVVDNHCHLDMDDSAEQLEVAEAIATAASVGVPRIVQIGCDLPGARWAVQAAETHDALVAGVALHPNEAPRLAAEGMLDDALAEIESLVVSGPRVRAVGETGLDYFRTGEEGRAAQHASFRAHIELAKRHDKTLVIHDRDAHADVLEVLDEVGAPERTVMHCFSGHADFARACVERGFWLSYAGTVTFKNAQPVRDALAVTPLDRVLVETDAPFLTPTPHRGRPNASYLVPHTVRAMAQVLGVDVEPLCEAIDANTDAAFGGAW from the coding sequence ATGAGTCGCACCGAACGCCCGCCGGTGCCGGAGCCGCTCCCGCACCCGGTGGTGGACAACCACTGCCACCTCGACATGGACGACTCCGCTGAGCAGCTCGAGGTCGCCGAGGCGATCGCGACCGCTGCGTCGGTCGGGGTGCCGCGGATCGTGCAGATCGGCTGCGACCTGCCGGGCGCGCGCTGGGCGGTGCAGGCGGCCGAGACGCACGACGCGCTGGTCGCGGGGGTGGCCCTGCACCCGAACGAGGCGCCGCGGCTCGCCGCGGAGGGGATGCTCGACGACGCGCTGGCCGAGATCGAGTCGCTCGTGGTCTCCGGACCGCGGGTGCGGGCGGTCGGCGAGACGGGGCTCGACTACTTCCGTACGGGGGAGGAGGGCAGGGCGGCCCAGCACGCGTCCTTCCGCGCGCACATCGAGCTGGCCAAGCGGCACGACAAGACGCTGGTGATCCACGACCGTGACGCGCACGCCGACGTCCTCGAGGTGCTCGACGAGGTCGGCGCTCCCGAGCGCACCGTGATGCACTGCTTCTCCGGCCACGCGGACTTCGCCCGGGCGTGCGTGGAGCGCGGGTTCTGGCTGTCCTACGCCGGCACGGTCACGTTCAAGAACGCCCAGCCGGTCCGCGACGCGCTGGCCGTGACGCCGCTGGACCGCGTCCTGGTCGAGACCGACGCGCCGTTCCTGACGCCGACGCCCCACCGCGGGCGCCCGAACGCCTCGTACCTCGTGCCGCACACCGTCCGGGCGATGGCGCAGGTGCTGGGGGTCGACGTCGAGCCGCTGTGCGAGGCGATCGACGCCAACACCGACGCCGCCTTCGGTGGCGCCTGGTAG
- a CDS encoding sulfotransferase, whose product MSDLLPPDGLLLPEGTRLIHVGPPKTATTSLQAAFHEARPRLAPYGVHYAGTRRHEMLAAIAAVGGKGFLGGPEPQQDAWAELLTDIHGAADQRVVFSSEYLAQAKPPRVRSITEQIGGHQHVVLTLRPLDKLIPSQWQQYVQTGYAIAYDDWLEAMFSPSPPKGLTPTFWTRHHHDRLAARWAAEVGEENVTVVVLDSRDHAMVLRVFEAMVGLPDGTLALQDDLSNRSLTLAEIEIVREFNRIYKASDWPSDVHFRYLRNGVVRNLRTRQPDRSEPKIVTPTWAQERIAELSQEVVDNLRASGVRVVGDLDGLLAGPVVPAEPQTDDDRAVSAEVAALALAGAIAQTGVPATDAKARRAWRTVRQTPTRDLVTLARKRMRRRLARR is encoded by the coding sequence GTGAGTGACCTGTTGCCGCCCGACGGGCTCCTGCTGCCCGAGGGGACGCGGCTGATCCACGTCGGTCCTCCGAAGACGGCGACCACCTCGCTCCAGGCCGCCTTCCACGAGGCGCGCCCACGTCTGGCTCCGTACGGCGTGCACTACGCCGGGACGCGTCGCCACGAGATGCTCGCGGCGATCGCCGCGGTGGGCGGCAAGGGCTTCCTGGGCGGGCCGGAGCCGCAGCAGGACGCGTGGGCCGAGCTGCTCACCGACATCCACGGGGCGGCCGACCAGCGAGTCGTGTTCTCCAGCGAGTACCTCGCGCAGGCCAAGCCGCCGCGGGTCCGGTCGATCACCGAGCAGATCGGCGGGCACCAGCACGTCGTGCTGACCCTGCGGCCGCTGGACAAGCTGATCCCCTCGCAGTGGCAGCAGTACGTGCAGACCGGCTACGCCATCGCGTACGACGACTGGCTCGAGGCGATGTTCTCGCCGTCGCCGCCGAAGGGCCTGACCCCGACGTTCTGGACCCGCCACCACCACGACCGGCTCGCCGCGCGATGGGCGGCGGAGGTCGGCGAGGAGAACGTCACCGTCGTCGTGCTGGACTCCCGCGACCACGCGATGGTGCTGCGGGTCTTCGAGGCGATGGTCGGACTCCCGGACGGGACGCTGGCGCTCCAGGACGACCTGTCCAACCGGTCCCTCACGCTCGCCGAGATCGAGATCGTCCGCGAGTTCAACCGGATCTACAAGGCCTCGGACTGGCCGTCCGACGTCCACTTCCGTTACCTGCGCAACGGCGTCGTCCGCAACCTGCGGACGCGCCAGCCCGACCGATCCGAGCCCAAGATCGTGACGCCGACCTGGGCGCAGGAGCGGATCGCCGAGCTGAGCCAGGAGGTCGTCGACAATCTCCGGGCCAGCGGTGTCCGTGTCGTCGGCGACCTCGACGGTCTGCTCGCCGGGCCGGTCGTGCCGGCCGAGCCGCAGACCGACGACGACCGTGCCGTCTCCGCGGAGGTGGCCGCGCTGGCGCTCGCCGGGGCGATCGCGCAGACGGGGGTCCCGGCGACGGACGCGAAGGCACGCCGGGCCTGGCGGACGGTCCGGCAGACCCCGACCCGCGACCTGGTCACGCTCGCGCGCAAGCGGATGCGGCGTCGGCTCGCGAGGCGATGA
- a CDS encoding aldo/keto reductase gives MSAPTITLNDGHELPAIGLGTYPMDDREAASAVRGAIETGYRLIDTAAKYGNEAGVGEGIATSEVPREEIVLTTKLRGYDQGYESTLRAFAESRERLGVEYVDLFLIHWPLPRIEKYVDSWRAMIMLRDDGLVRSIGVSNFTADHLDRIVTETGVEPAVNQIELHPYFAQTAMRAADAERGVVTQAWSPLGRKTDLLADPTVDAIAQQHGVTPAQVVLRWHVQRGTIPIPKSSDPQRQAQNLDVFSFRLSESEMAQIGDRPQARVGGDPDEHEEF, from the coding sequence ATGAGTGCTCCGACGATCACGCTGAACGACGGCCACGAGCTCCCGGCGATCGGGCTCGGGACGTACCCGATGGACGACCGCGAGGCCGCGAGCGCGGTGCGCGGCGCGATCGAGACGGGCTACCGGCTGATCGACACGGCGGCCAAGTACGGGAACGAGGCCGGGGTCGGCGAGGGGATCGCGACGTCAGAGGTCCCGCGCGAGGAGATCGTTCTCACCACCAAGCTGCGCGGCTACGACCAGGGGTACGAGTCGACGTTGCGGGCGTTCGCGGAGTCGCGGGAGCGGCTCGGGGTGGAGTACGTCGACCTGTTCCTGATCCACTGGCCGCTCCCGCGGATCGAGAAGTACGTCGACTCGTGGCGGGCGATGATCATGCTGCGCGACGACGGGCTGGTCCGCAGCATCGGGGTCTCGAACTTCACGGCCGACCACCTCGACCGGATCGTGACGGAGACCGGGGTCGAGCCGGCCGTGAACCAGATCGAGCTGCACCCGTACTTCGCCCAGACCGCGATGCGTGCGGCCGACGCCGAGCGTGGAGTCGTGACACAGGCGTGGAGTCCGCTGGGACGCAAGACCGACCTGCTGGCGGACCCGACCGTCGACGCGATCGCACAGCAGCACGGCGTCACGCCGGCGCAGGTCGTGCTGCGGTGGCACGTGCAGCGCGGGACCATCCCGATCCCGAAGTCGTCGGACCCGCAGCGGCAGGCGCAGAACCTCGACGTGTTCTCGTTCCGGCTGTCCGAGTCCGAGATGGCGCAGATCGGCGACCGTCCGCAGGCGCGCGTCGGCGGGGACCCCGACGAGCACGAGGAGTTCTAG
- a CDS encoding CGNR zinc finger domain-containing protein yields the protein MHLNPYGEYAVLLAASLANDWPDDRRGIEARTREFGMTLAFSEGPDDHRDVRTVIDEWLGVVDADEPDERAQLLNAVMASAAAYPRMTDHDDEGWHLHYRDRNDALPHVLRAVISVGTALHLTTRGMHRLRRCEAGSAPGDPCRAVVVDVTRNGRQRFCSVRCANRAAVRRHRERTRSPGR from the coding sequence GTGCATCTCAACCCTTACGGCGAGTACGCGGTCCTGCTCGCTGCGTCACTGGCGAACGACTGGCCGGACGACCGTCGTGGGATCGAGGCCCGCACCCGTGAGTTCGGGATGACGCTGGCGTTCTCCGAGGGCCCGGACGACCATCGCGACGTCCGGACGGTGATCGACGAGTGGCTGGGCGTGGTGGATGCCGACGAGCCCGACGAGCGTGCGCAGCTGCTGAACGCGGTGATGGCGTCCGCGGCGGCGTACCCACGGATGACCGACCACGACGACGAGGGCTGGCACCTGCACTACCGCGATCGCAACGACGCGCTCCCGCACGTGCTGCGTGCGGTGATCAGCGTGGGGACGGCCCTGCACCTGACGACCCGTGGGATGCACCGCTTGCGCCGCTGCGAGGCCGGGTCGGCTCCCGGCGACCCCTGCCGCGCGGTGGTCGTCGACGTCACGCGCAACGGGCGGCAGCGGTTCTGCTCGGTGCGCTGCGCGAACCGCGCCGCCGTCCGGCGCCACCGCGAGCGCACGCGGTCGCCGGGCCGCTAA
- the rsmI gene encoding 16S rRNA (cytidine(1402)-2'-O)-methyltransferase, protein MGVLVLAATPIGNPADASARLRTLLADADVVAAEDTRRLRRLAADLGVEIGGRVVSYFEGNEARRTPELVAQLEAGRTVLLVTDAGMPSVSDPGYRLVAAAAAADLEVTSAPGPSAALAALAVSGLPVDRFTFEGFPPRKSGERDRAFAALADEPRTMVFFEAPHRTAATLAAMVQAFGADRPAAVCRELTKTYEEVRRGPLAELAAWAEPADGEERVRGEITVVVGGAPAREYAAEDLRAMVEAAQEGGLSRKDAVAQVAAETGVRRRVVFDVAHG, encoded by the coding sequence GTGGGGGTGCTGGTGCTGGCTGCGACCCCGATCGGGAACCCCGCCGACGCCTCGGCCCGCCTGCGCACGCTGCTCGCCGACGCCGACGTGGTCGCCGCGGAGGACACCCGGCGCCTCCGTCGGCTGGCTGCCGACCTCGGCGTCGAGATCGGCGGTCGCGTCGTCTCGTACTTCGAGGGCAACGAGGCGCGCCGTACGCCCGAGCTGGTCGCGCAGCTCGAGGCCGGCCGGACCGTGCTCCTGGTGACCGACGCGGGCATGCCGAGCGTGTCCGACCCCGGCTACCGCCTGGTCGCTGCGGCGGCGGCGGCCGACCTGGAGGTCACGAGCGCGCCGGGCCCGTCGGCCGCGCTGGCCGCGCTCGCGGTGTCCGGACTGCCGGTGGACCGCTTCACGTTCGAGGGCTTCCCGCCGCGCAAGAGCGGCGAGCGCGACCGCGCCTTCGCCGCGCTGGCGGACGAGCCGCGGACGATGGTGTTCTTCGAGGCGCCCCACCGTACGGCGGCGACCCTGGCGGCGATGGTGCAGGCGTTCGGCGCCGACCGGCCGGCCGCGGTCTGCCGTGAGCTCACCAAGACGTACGAGGAGGTCCGCCGGGGTCCGCTCGCAGAGCTGGCTGCGTGGGCGGAGCCCGCCGACGGCGAGGAGCGGGTCCGCGGTGAGATCACGGTGGTCGTCGGCGGTGCCCCGGCGCGGGAGTACGCTGCCGAGGACCTCAGGGCGATGGTCGAGGCGGCGCAGGAAGGCGGGTTGTCCCGCAAGGACGCCGTCGCGCAGGTCGCGGCCGAGACGGGCGTGCGCCGTCGTGTCGTCTTCGACGTCGCCCACGGCTGA
- a CDS encoding YncE family protein encodes MTTSTRRRRIAAAVATPLLAGALAVAPADASTPTEPAPGLQEVMLVGNNWDGTATVIESVGDFAQIGRINLIPDKKKRLTEIYLNPIRLAFFLGIRETVGEGNDQFVDDMYSTPDGSAIVVSRPSFADVASIDATTGKLNWRFKVDGYRADHMAVSPDGTEVAVSASTGNVVHVLDIMTGAEIGSFETGDKPHENVYSADGRHLWNMSIGEVNNDFDAPFLDFLKGDRKITVADTETFDVVRTIDMRDRLDAFGRKKTSDAVRPVAFTPDESTLYFQVSFFNGFYEYDVASDRITREKVLPENPATDDDRTTFVNDSRHHGMSMSPDGSKLCIAGTMDDYATVVDRETLQEGPLVPAAKPYWATVSGDGTACVISESEADQVTAIDFATGEKIVSVPVGNHPQRVRVAVLPAGWTSPTAG; translated from the coding sequence ATGACCACGTCCACCAGGAGACGCCGCATCGCGGCGGCCGTCGCCACGCCCCTGCTCGCGGGGGCGCTGGCCGTCGCGCCCGCCGACGCCTCGACACCGACCGAGCCCGCACCCGGACTCCAGGAGGTGATGCTCGTCGGCAACAACTGGGACGGCACCGCCACCGTGATCGAGTCGGTCGGCGACTTCGCGCAGATCGGCCGGATCAACCTGATCCCGGACAAGAAGAAGCGGCTCACCGAGATCTACCTGAACCCGATCCGGCTCGCGTTCTTCCTGGGCATCCGGGAGACCGTCGGCGAGGGCAACGACCAGTTCGTCGACGACATGTACTCGACGCCCGACGGGTCGGCGATCGTCGTCTCGCGGCCGAGCTTCGCCGACGTCGCCTCGATCGACGCGACCACCGGGAAGCTCAACTGGCGGTTCAAGGTCGACGGCTACCGCGCCGACCACATGGCCGTCTCGCCCGACGGGACCGAGGTCGCCGTGTCCGCGTCGACCGGCAACGTCGTCCACGTGCTCGACATCATGACCGGCGCCGAGATCGGCAGCTTCGAGACCGGCGACAAGCCCCACGAGAACGTCTACTCCGCGGACGGCCGCCACCTGTGGAACATGTCGATCGGCGAGGTGAACAACGACTTCGACGCCCCGTTCCTCGACTTCCTCAAGGGTGACCGCAAGATCACCGTCGCCGACACCGAGACCTTCGACGTCGTCCGGACGATCGACATGCGCGACCGGCTCGACGCCTTCGGCCGCAAGAAGACCTCGGACGCGGTCAGGCCCGTCGCGTTCACGCCGGACGAGTCGACGCTGTACTTCCAGGTGTCGTTCTTCAACGGCTTCTACGAGTACGACGTCGCGTCCGACCGGATCACCCGCGAGAAGGTCCTGCCGGAGAACCCCGCGACCGACGACGACCGGACGACGTTCGTGAACGACTCGCGCCACCACGGGATGTCGATGAGCCCGGACGGGTCGAAGCTCTGCATCGCCGGCACGATGGACGACTACGCCACGGTCGTCGACCGGGAGACGCTCCAGGAAGGCCCGCTGGTCCCCGCGGCCAAGCCGTACTGGGCGACGGTCAGCGGTGACGGGACCGCATGCGTGATCTCGGAGAGCGAGGCCGACCAGGTCACGGCGATCGACTTCGCCACCGGCGAGAAGATCGTCTCGGTGCCGGTGGGCAACCACCCGCAGCGGGTCCGCGTCGCCGTCCTGCCGGCCGGCTGGACCTCCCCGACGGCGGGCTGA
- a CDS encoding GNAT family N-acetyltransferase, translating to MRPITRGDVRVWAQLRRESATWLGPWEATMPPGAEYSARSYRSMVRALRRQAAQGRSLPFVSTWDGRMVGQVTVSGITWGSARWAQIGYWVARPYAGRGITTLAVAMAMDHCFETVGLHRIEIAIRPENRSSLRVVEKLGLERVGLARRYLHIDGAWRDHVLFAATAEDVGPGGLVGRVDAHPVER from the coding sequence TTGCGGCCGATCACCCGCGGCGACGTCCGGGTGTGGGCGCAGCTGCGGCGCGAGTCCGCGACCTGGCTCGGGCCGTGGGAGGCGACGATGCCGCCCGGTGCCGAGTACTCCGCTCGCTCCTACCGCTCGATGGTCCGCGCCCTGCGGCGCCAGGCTGCTCAGGGCCGCTCGCTGCCGTTCGTCTCGACCTGGGACGGGCGGATGGTCGGCCAGGTCACCGTCTCCGGGATCACCTGGGGATCGGCGCGGTGGGCTCAGATCGGCTACTGGGTCGCGCGCCCGTACGCCGGGCGTGGGATCACCACGCTGGCGGTCGCGATGGCGATGGACCACTGCTTCGAGACCGTGGGCCTGCACCGGATCGAGATCGCGATCCGGCCGGAGAACCGCTCGAGCCTGCGGGTCGTCGAGAAGCTGGGGCTCGAGCGGGTCGGGCTGGCGCGTCGGTACCTCCACATCGACGGTGCGTGGCGCGACCACGTGCTGTTCGCGGCGACGGCCGAGGACGTCGGACCCGGGGGTCTCGTCGGCCGCGTGGATGCGCACCCGGTCGAGCGCTGA
- a CDS encoding SRPBCC family protein yields the protein MPEFTLRRSRTYPLPVTDTYAAVLPLPLTDLFAHRYGAIGPILDVDQEGEWGTPGQVRRIRLADGNAVRETLTSLDPPTAFGYHLDDVSGPMAWLIASVDGEWRFEPAGTGVRITWSWVVRPAGQIGAAARPVFARMWSGYARAALDRIEELLV from the coding sequence ATGCCCGAGTTCACGCTGCGACGCTCCCGCACGTACCCGCTGCCGGTCACCGACACGTACGCGGCGGTGCTGCCGCTGCCGCTGACCGATCTGTTCGCGCACCGCTACGGCGCGATCGGCCCGATCCTCGATGTCGACCAGGAGGGCGAGTGGGGGACGCCCGGCCAGGTTCGCCGGATCCGGCTGGCCGACGGGAACGCCGTGCGCGAGACGCTCACGAGCCTCGATCCGCCGACGGCGTTCGGCTACCACCTCGACGACGTCAGCGGTCCGATGGCGTGGCTGATCGCCTCGGTCGACGGCGAGTGGCGGTTCGAGCCGGCGGGGACCGGGGTCCGGATCACGTGGTCGTGGGTCGTGCGGCCGGCCGGGCAGATCGGCGCGGCGGCGCGTCCGGTGTTCGCGCGGATGTGGTCCGGGTACGCCCGGGCCGCGCTGGACCGGATCGAGGAGCTCCTGGTCTGA
- a CDS encoding MogA/MoaB family molybdenum cofactor biosynthesis protein: MKALVVTCSNRAAAGVYADTGGPLIVEALRGWGFEVDDPLVVPDGLPVEEALREAVDVGYEVVLTTGGTGISPTDQTPEMTGYVIERAIPGIAEAIRAYGVAQGVPTAALSRGVAGVADRTVIVNLPGSSGGVRDGLAVLEPILRHAVDQVAGGDHPRGQDGGS, translated from the coding sequence GTGAAGGCGCTCGTGGTGACCTGCTCGAACCGTGCGGCGGCCGGTGTCTACGCCGACACCGGTGGCCCGCTGATCGTGGAGGCGCTGCGGGGCTGGGGGTTCGAGGTCGACGACCCGCTCGTCGTCCCCGACGGGCTGCCGGTCGAGGAGGCGCTGCGCGAGGCCGTCGACGTGGGCTACGAGGTGGTGCTGACGACCGGCGGGACCGGGATCAGCCCCACGGACCAGACGCCGGAGATGACCGGGTACGTGATCGAGCGCGCGATCCCGGGGATCGCCGAGGCGATCCGGGCGTACGGGGTGGCGCAGGGGGTGCCCACCGCGGCGCTGTCGCGGGGCGTCGCCGGAGTCGCCGACCGGACCGTGATCGTGAACCTGCCCGGGTCGTCCGGCGGGGTGCGCGACGGTCTCGCGGTCCTGGAGCCGATCCTGCGGCACGCGGTGGACCAGGTCGCGGGCGGCGACCACCCGCGGGGACAGGACGGTGGATCCTGA
- the metG gene encoding methionine--tRNA ligase: MSSTVLTAVAWPYANGPRHIGHVSGFGVPSDVFARYHRMIGDRVLMVSGTDEHGTPILVQADSEGTTAVELADRYNRVIVEDLQGLGLSYDLFTRTTTRNHYAVAQEMFRSLHRNGYVVPKVTTGAISPSTGRTLPDRYIEGTCPICGYDGARGDQCDHCGNQLDPADLIEPRSRINGETPEFIETEHYFLDLPALAEALTEWLRTRTEWRPNVLKFSLNLVDDLKPRAITRDIDWGVPVPLEGWQDRADKRLYVWFDAVIGYLSASVEWAARSGDPEAWRDWWCDPQARSYYFMGKDNITFHSQIWPAELLGYSGRGSKGGEPGAFGALELPTEVVSSEYLTMSGSKFSTSRGRVIYVRDFLRDFGPDALRYFIAVAGPENSDADFTWEEFVRRTNFELANEWGNLVNRSVSMAHKNFGAIPEPGSRTEADEALLATAAEAFEVVGALLARSRFKQAVTEAMRVVTAANRYLSDAEPWKLKDDRERQATVLHTALQVVSDANTLLTPFLPHAAQRVFETLGGTGTWAAQPQIREVTDDLAADPVGVGVPEAGRSYPVLTGDYAAEQAHWGRTEIVAGTALSKPSPLFAKLDASLAETGPAWAPVETEETAVG; encoded by the coding sequence ATGTCCTCGACAGTCCTCACCGCGGTCGCCTGGCCCTACGCCAACGGCCCGCGCCACATCGGTCACGTGTCCGGGTTCGGAGTCCCCTCCGACGTCTTCGCCCGCTACCACCGGATGATCGGCGACCGGGTGCTGATGGTGTCGGGGACCGACGAGCACGGCACCCCGATCCTGGTGCAGGCCGACTCCGAGGGCACGACGGCCGTCGAGCTCGCCGACCGCTACAACCGGGTGATCGTCGAGGACCTCCAGGGGCTCGGGCTGTCGTACGACCTGTTCACCCGCACGACCACCCGCAACCACTACGCGGTCGCGCAGGAGATGTTCCGCAGCCTGCACCGCAACGGCTACGTCGTGCCGAAGGTCACGACCGGCGCGATCAGCCCGTCGACGGGGCGGACGCTCCCGGACCGCTACATCGAGGGCACCTGCCCGATCTGCGGGTACGACGGTGCGCGCGGCGACCAGTGCGACCACTGCGGCAACCAGCTCGACCCCGCCGACCTGATCGAGCCGCGCAGCCGGATCAACGGCGAGACGCCGGAGTTCATCGAGACCGAGCACTACTTCCTGGACCTCCCCGCGCTGGCCGAGGCGCTCACCGAGTGGCTCCGGACCCGCACCGAGTGGCGCCCGAACGTCCTGAAGTTCAGCCTCAACCTCGTCGACGACCTCAAGCCGCGCGCGATCACCCGCGACATCGACTGGGGCGTCCCGGTCCCGCTCGAGGGCTGGCAGGACCGCGCGGACAAGCGCCTGTACGTGTGGTTCGACGCGGTGATCGGCTACCTGTCGGCGTCGGTGGAGTGGGCGGCGCGCAGCGGGGACCCGGAGGCGTGGCGGGACTGGTGGTGCGACCCGCAGGCGCGCTCGTACTACTTCATGGGCAAGGACAACATCACGTTCCACTCCCAGATCTGGCCGGCCGAGCTGCTCGGCTACTCCGGTCGCGGGAGCAAGGGCGGCGAGCCCGGGGCGTTCGGCGCGCTCGAGCTGCCGACGGAGGTGGTCTCCAGCGAGTACCTCACGATGAGCGGCTCGAAGTTCTCGACCAGCCGTGGACGCGTGATCTACGTCCGCGACTTCCTGCGCGACTTCGGCCCGGACGCGCTGCGCTACTTCATCGCAGTCGCCGGCCCGGAGAACTCCGACGCCGACTTCACCTGGGAGGAGTTCGTCCGCCGGACCAACTTCGAGCTCGCGAACGAGTGGGGCAACCTGGTCAACCGCTCCGTCTCCATGGCGCACAAGAACTTCGGCGCGATCCCGGAGCCCGGGTCCCGGACGGAGGCCGACGAGGCGTTGCTGGCGACCGCGGCGGAGGCGTTCGAGGTCGTCGGCGCGCTGCTGGCGCGGAGCCGCTTCAAGCAGGCCGTGACCGAGGCGATGCGCGTCGTGACGGCCGCGAACCGCTACCTCTCCGACGCCGAGCCATGGAAGCTGAAGGACGACCGTGAGCGTCAGGCGACCGTCCTCCACACCGCTCTGCAGGTGGTCAGCGACGCCAACACCCTGCTCACGCCGTTCCTGCCGCACGCGGCGCAGCGGGTCTTCGAGACGCTCGGAGGGACGGGGACCTGGGCGGCGCAGCCTCAGATCCGCGAGGTCACCGACGACCTCGCGGCGGACCCGGTCGGGGTGGGTGTCCCCGAGGCGGGCCGCTCCTACCCCGTGCTGACCGGCGACTACGCCGCGGAGCAGGCGCACTGGGGCCGTACGGAGATCGTCGCCGGCACCGCGCTGTCCAAGCCGAGCCCGCTGTTCGCGAAGCTCGACGCCTCGCTCGCCGAGACCGGGCCGGCCTGGGCGCCGGTGGAGACCGAGGAGACCGCCGTCGGATGA